Proteins encoded within one genomic window of Pseudalkalibacillus sp. SCS-8:
- the rpsD gene encoding 30S ribosomal protein S4, whose product MARYTGPKWKISRRLGISLSGTGKELEKRPYAPGQHGPNQRKKMSEYGLQLQEKQKLRHMYGMNERQFRKMFDQAGKMSGIHGENFMILLESRLDNLVYRLGLARTRRQARQLVGHGHVTVDGKRVDIPSYRVAPGQVIGLREKSRNLDIVKEALDVNNFVPEYLTFDENKLEGTYTRFPERSELPAEITEALIVEFYSR is encoded by the coding sequence ATGGCTCGTTATACAGGACCAAAATGGAAAATCTCCCGTCGTCTAGGAATCTCTCTTAGTGGGACTGGGAAAGAATTAGAAAAGCGTCCTTACGCTCCTGGACAACATGGTCCAAACCAGCGTAAGAAGATGTCTGAATACGGATTGCAACTTCAAGAGAAGCAGAAGCTTCGTCACATGTATGGCATGAATGAGCGTCAATTCCGTAAAATGTTCGATCAAGCAGGTAAAATGAGTGGAATTCACGGTGAGAACTTCATGATTCTCCTTGAATCCCGTTTAGATAACCTTGTTTACCGTCTAGGACTTGCACGTACTCGTCGTCAAGCTCGTCAATTGGTTGGACACGGTCACGTAACTGTTGATGGAAAGCGCGTTGACATTCCATCTTACCGTGTAGCTCCAGGACAAGTTATCGGACTTCGTGAAAAGTCTCGCAACCTTGACATCGTTAAGGAAGCACTTGATGTGAACAACTTCGTACCAGAATATCTTACATTCGACGAAAACAAGCTAGAAGGAACGTACACTCGTTTCCCTGAGCGTTCTGAACTTCCAGCTGAAATCACTGAAGCTCTTATCGTTGAGTTCTACTCTCGTTAA
- the brnQ gene encoding branched-chain amino acid transport system II carrier protein produces MNSKKALSLKDTTTIGMMMFALFLGAGNMIFPPALGQTAGTNVWTAITGFLITGVGLPLLGVIAIGLTGGTLRDLASRVHPGFAIVFSTLIYLAIGPFFGIPRTGTVAYEIGVIPFLPEGLNANGVPLFIYTILFFAITFWFALNPTKLVDRIGKILTPVLIIVIGLIVFKGIFDPLGSFSAPKGDYASTPFFTGFINGYLTMDAIAALVFGIVVINAVKSKGVSDKKEIAKATTKAGIIAVSGLALVYLSLAFVGATSRNVLGEMDNGGAILTGAADLLFGQFGIILLAVAITFACLTTSIGLVTACGEYFKGLMPNVSYKLIIAILCIFSGAVANVGLTQLINLTLPVLIGIYPLAIALIGYSYLHRQFNGYREVYIGGLLGAGMISIFDALAQMNIDITAVSSVFEAYLPLYTQGVGWIVPSIIGALIGYVIGRTRSQLNENTDPKEA; encoded by the coding sequence ATGAATTCAAAAAAAGCGCTTTCATTAAAGGATACGACTACAATTGGAATGATGATGTTCGCTCTATTCCTCGGAGCTGGAAATATGATCTTTCCACCTGCCCTGGGTCAAACAGCGGGCACAAATGTATGGACAGCCATTACCGGGTTTTTGATAACGGGTGTAGGACTTCCATTACTTGGTGTCATCGCAATCGGATTGACTGGAGGAACATTGCGTGACCTTGCTTCACGGGTCCACCCTGGATTTGCGATTGTCTTTTCAACGCTCATCTATCTTGCGATCGGACCATTCTTTGGAATTCCACGTACAGGTACAGTAGCCTACGAAATCGGTGTTATACCTTTTTTGCCTGAAGGCTTGAACGCAAATGGAGTGCCATTATTTATTTATACCATCCTATTTTTCGCAATCACTTTCTGGTTTGCTTTAAACCCGACAAAGCTTGTCGACAGGATCGGTAAGATTCTTACGCCAGTCTTGATTATCGTGATTGGTTTAATCGTCTTCAAAGGAATTTTTGATCCGCTAGGAAGCTTCTCAGCTCCAAAAGGTGATTATGCTTCTACGCCATTCTTTACAGGATTTATCAATGGCTATTTGACGATGGATGCCATTGCAGCACTAGTTTTTGGTATTGTTGTGATTAATGCTGTAAAGTCTAAAGGCGTCTCAGACAAAAAAGAAATTGCAAAAGCCACGACCAAAGCCGGCATCATTGCTGTAAGTGGATTGGCGCTTGTCTATCTCTCTCTTGCATTTGTAGGGGCAACAAGCCGCAATGTGCTAGGAGAAATGGATAACGGCGGTGCAATCTTGACAGGAGCGGCGGATCTCTTGTTCGGTCAATTCGGAATCATCCTGCTCGCAGTTGCCATAACATTTGCGTGCTTGACAACATCCATTGGCCTTGTTACAGCGTGTGGAGAATATTTCAAGGGCTTGATGCCGAATGTATCCTACAAATTGATCATCGCCATTCTATGTATTTTCAGTGGTGCGGTCGCCAACGTAGGACTGACCCAATTAATCAACTTGACATTACCAGTCTTGATCGGTATTTACCCATTAGCAATTGCACTGATCGGTTATTCCTACCTTCACCGTCAATTCAACGGATACCGGGAAGTCTATATCGGTGGATTGCTTGGAGCAGGAATGATCAGTATATTTGATGCTCTTGCTCAAATGAATATCGACATTACCGCTGTTTCCAGTGTGTTTGAAGCTTATCTACCGCTTTATACACAAGGCGTTGGATGGATTGTTCCTTCGATCATCGGTGCACTGATCGGTTATGTCATTGGTCGTACCCGATCCCAATTGAACGAAAATACAGATCCTAAAGAAGCTTAA
- the tyrS gene encoding tyrosine--tRNA ligase encodes MDQKFELTPEQKAEVDRQLEILQRGVVEIVPEDDLRKKLEKSIATDTPLKVKFGLDPSAPDVHLGHTVPLHKLRQFQELGHEIQLLIGDFTGRIGDPSGKSETRKQLTDYEIRENVKTYVMQLGKIIDMEKTEVHYNSKWLSKLDFADVIELAAKVTVARMLERDDFEKRYKSGQAISIHEFFYPLMQGYDSVALESDIELGGTDQKFNLLMGRQLQEEYGKEKQVTMTLPIIEGLDGVRKMSKSLNNYIGIDEHPNEIFGKSMSIPDDLMIKYFELATALPMNEVRAIEEGVQSGELHPRDMKIKLAKTFVEMFHGHDEAVEAEKHFRTVFSKGALPDDIPEHEWQGEDEKWIVELIVDLGLLNSKGEARRMIQNGGVKINQEKVDDVQAQVPVEDGMIVQVGKRKFVKIVK; translated from the coding sequence ATGGATCAAAAATTTGAGTTGACCCCTGAACAGAAGGCAGAGGTCGATCGCCAGCTGGAAATTTTACAACGGGGTGTCGTTGAAATCGTTCCAGAAGATGATTTGAGAAAGAAGCTGGAAAAGTCGATTGCTACAGATACACCGCTTAAAGTGAAGTTCGGATTGGATCCATCAGCTCCGGATGTTCATCTCGGCCATACGGTTCCGCTTCATAAGCTTCGTCAATTCCAGGAGCTTGGGCATGAAATCCAATTGTTGATTGGTGATTTTACTGGTCGAATCGGAGACCCGTCTGGGAAATCCGAAACACGGAAGCAGCTTACTGATTACGAAATCAGAGAGAATGTGAAAACCTACGTAATGCAATTGGGTAAAATTATTGATATGGAAAAAACAGAAGTTCACTACAACTCCAAATGGTTGTCAAAGCTGGATTTTGCAGATGTTATCGAGCTTGCTGCTAAAGTCACTGTCGCTCGTATGCTTGAGCGTGACGATTTTGAGAAGCGATACAAATCCGGCCAGGCGATTTCGATTCACGAATTCTTCTACCCGCTTATGCAAGGATATGATTCTGTTGCATTAGAAAGTGATATCGAACTCGGGGGAACCGACCAGAAGTTTAACCTGTTGATGGGCCGTCAGCTTCAAGAGGAATATGGTAAAGAGAAGCAGGTGACAATGACGCTTCCGATCATCGAAGGCTTGGATGGCGTCCGTAAGATGTCGAAGTCCCTTAACAACTACATTGGGATCGATGAGCATCCGAATGAAATCTTCGGGAAATCCATGTCGATTCCGGATGACTTGATGATCAAGTACTTCGAATTAGCGACTGCGCTTCCGATGAACGAAGTACGTGCAATTGAAGAAGGGGTTCAGAGTGGTGAGCTCCACCCTCGTGACATGAAAATCAAACTGGCAAAGACCTTCGTCGAAATGTTCCACGGTCATGACGAAGCAGTCGAGGCAGAAAAGCATTTCCGTACTGTCTTTTCGAAGGGTGCTTTACCAGACGATATCCCGGAACACGAGTGGCAGGGTGAAGACGAAAAGTGGATTGTTGAGCTGATCGTAGACCTTGGCTTGCTGAACTCCAAGGGTGAAGCGCGCCGCATGATCCAAAACGGCGGTGTGAAGATTAACCAAGAGAAAGTGGATGATGTGCAAGCGCAAGTGCCAGTCGAGGACGGCATGATTGTCCAAGTCGGCAAACGCAAATTCGTCAAAATCGTAAAGTGA
- a CDS encoding nuclease-related domain-containing protein, giving the protein MASNGRQKNLDLEKLEVLIWRVAQNHPEKSNVDSWLAKLKAGHFGELSLDYYLCHLDESIFLILHNIRLKYKSYHFQIDTLIIHSRFILILEVKNYSGTLIFDTAHNQLIRIFEEREDIFNDPILQVDHQKFQLSRWLGLHGFPQIPIYTYVVVANDKAKIVFHENTPLSKKVIRNRNLLNVIEEIENKHRNRKEALDKNRVRKLNSLLKEHHSQDDRDILKKLGIKKEDLLTGVQCLVCSTLPMIRHHGRWICPKCNNSSNTAHIKALRDYFLVINSTISNKEMRQFLHIDSDNVANYLLKSLNLQGKGSTKGRRYNLESLM; this is encoded by the coding sequence TTGGCAAGCAATGGGCGACAAAAAAATCTCGACTTAGAGAAATTGGAGGTATTAATATGGAGAGTTGCTCAAAATCACCCAGAAAAATCAAACGTAGATAGTTGGTTAGCAAAGTTAAAAGCAGGGCACTTTGGTGAACTTTCTTTAGACTATTATTTATGTCATCTTGATGAATCTATATTTCTCATCCTCCATAATATCCGCCTGAAATATAAATCCTACCATTTTCAAATCGATACCCTCATCATTCACTCACGGTTTATCCTCATTTTAGAAGTGAAAAATTACTCCGGCACCCTAATTTTTGATACAGCGCACAATCAGCTCATTCGCATTTTTGAAGAAAGAGAAGATATTTTTAATGATCCTATTCTCCAAGTGGATCATCAAAAATTTCAGCTTTCTAGGTGGTTGGGACTGCATGGTTTTCCTCAAATTCCGATATACACCTATGTGGTGGTCGCTAATGACAAAGCAAAGATTGTTTTTCATGAAAACACTCCGTTGTCAAAGAAAGTTATCCGAAATAGAAATCTGCTGAATGTGATAGAGGAGATAGAAAACAAACATCGTAATAGAAAAGAAGCATTAGATAAAAATAGAGTCAGGAAACTCAACTCACTTTTGAAAGAACATCACTCACAAGATGATCGCGATATATTGAAAAAGTTAGGTATTAAAAAGGAAGACCTGTTAACAGGCGTTCAATGTCTAGTTTGTTCCACTCTTCCGATGATTCGTCATCACGGTAGGTGGATTTGCCCCAAATGTAACAATTCCTCAAATACGGCCCACATCAAAGCTCTCCGAGACTACTTCTTGGTAATAAATTCGACTATATCAAATAAGGAAATGAGACAATTTCTCCATATTGACTCCGATAACGTTGCAAACTATTTGTTAAAGTCATTGAATTTACAAGGGAAAGGTTCTACCAAGGGACGTAGATATAACCTCGAATCCCTAATGTAA
- the refZ gene encoding forespore capture DNA-binding protein RefZ, producing the protein MSKAMSITKEKVAEAAAYLFNNKGYSGTSVRDIAEKAGVNVSLISYYFGGKKGLLEFLMSSFLEGYLYVLQDAYEKLEKQSARNCLIQLIEEVILYQQGRSQAARLVHREISIDTTLVREIMTTYLMKEKYYLNAILDKGMKQKEFKPLSKNMVIMQMRSMLFMPFLYPQYIKEIYQFSVNDRYFISKYLNIIQDWADDALCINYDANTIAGKENKQAPLAAP; encoded by the coding sequence ATGAGTAAGGCCATGTCTATCACCAAAGAAAAAGTAGCAGAAGCAGCAGCATACCTTTTTAACAACAAAGGATACTCAGGTACATCCGTCCGTGACATTGCTGAGAAAGCGGGCGTCAATGTTTCGTTGATCTCGTATTATTTTGGTGGCAAGAAAGGGTTATTGGAGTTCTTGATGTCTTCATTCCTTGAAGGGTATCTCTATGTTCTGCAGGATGCTTATGAAAAATTAGAGAAACAATCTGCACGCAATTGCCTCATTCAACTGATTGAAGAAGTCATCCTTTATCAGCAGGGACGTTCACAGGCGGCGCGACTGGTCCATAGGGAAATCAGTATTGATACGACTCTAGTCCGTGAGATTATGACGACATATCTTATGAAGGAAAAATATTATCTGAATGCGATTCTCGATAAAGGTATGAAGCAAAAAGAGTTCAAGCCATTATCCAAAAACATGGTCATCATGCAAATGAGAAGCATGTTATTCATGCCTTTCTTATATCCGCAATATATCAAAGAGATTTATCAATTTTCCGTGAACGACCGATACTTCATTTCGAAATATTTAAATATCATCCAGGACTGGGCAGACGATGCACTGTGCATCAACTATGATGCGAATACGATTGCAGGAAAAGAAAATAAACAAGCACCGCTGGCAGCCCCCTAA
- the ezrA gene encoding septation ring formation regulator EzrA, translating into MVYILMVLIVLLTAFIAYGTYTRKKIYDQIDHLETQKVNIMNKPLTDEIAKVKALEMIGETEKKFEVWREDWDEIVTQQLPMLEEKLFDAEDAADKYRFKKARNILSDTRKSIHHIEEKIDMISSEINEFVESEELNRKEIGQLKEQFKELRKHLLTHYRALGPLVETFEKRLEDVSADFSSYNEETENGNHIAARTYIIKLDESITKLKYELEVMPELLYQLNSEIPDTIKELKDGLNQMKEQGFRVDQLGVDKELEVIDYAYGIVKEKVHEVEVEEAREEIVQMNIKIEQLYDTLEAEVMAKQSVLEEKETVKQEVEELGKEIRDLKEETNVVKLSYQIEQENLDLQERLETSFEKLEKRVGTIFHSMEENHQSFTSTKEMFEQVTKQLEELRDMTEIYQEKLQNLRKDELEAVEKIQLFRKKLIDAKKEVHRNNLPGLPEDFYHSMQNAEIRLQTVTSKLSDKPLEMAEVLHRLIEAEEAVEEIYTKTFHIIDRAIWAERLIQYGNRYRSQHIAVAVKLSEAEQAFRTYQYEEALEHAAEAIDTVEPGILKELEESYRPVEKV; encoded by the coding sequence ATGGTTTATATCTTGATGGTGCTGATTGTTCTCCTTACAGCATTTATTGCATACGGTACATATACGAGAAAGAAGATTTATGATCAAATCGATCACCTCGAAACCCAAAAAGTCAACATCATGAACAAGCCTTTGACAGATGAGATTGCGAAAGTCAAAGCACTTGAAATGATCGGAGAAACAGAAAAGAAGTTCGAGGTATGGCGGGAAGATTGGGACGAGATCGTCACACAACAGCTTCCGATGCTTGAAGAGAAATTGTTTGACGCAGAGGATGCTGCAGATAAGTATCGTTTCAAAAAAGCACGGAACATCTTATCTGATACAAGAAAATCCATCCACCATATTGAAGAGAAGATCGATATGATTTCCTCTGAGATCAACGAATTCGTGGAGAGCGAAGAGTTGAACCGTAAGGAAATCGGTCAATTGAAAGAACAATTCAAGGAACTTCGTAAACATCTCTTAACTCATTATAGAGCTTTAGGACCACTTGTTGAAACGTTTGAAAAGCGATTGGAAGACGTTTCTGCTGATTTTTCCAGTTATAATGAAGAAACCGAAAATGGAAACCACATTGCTGCTCGTACATATATCATAAAACTGGATGAGAGCATCACAAAGCTTAAATACGAGTTGGAAGTTATGCCAGAACTCCTTTATCAGTTGAATTCGGAGATTCCGGATACCATTAAAGAGTTGAAAGACGGCTTGAATCAAATGAAAGAGCAAGGCTTCCGTGTCGATCAATTAGGAGTCGATAAAGAGTTGGAAGTCATCGATTATGCATACGGAATCGTGAAGGAAAAGGTGCATGAAGTCGAAGTAGAAGAAGCCAGGGAAGAAATCGTCCAAATGAACATAAAGATCGAACAATTATACGATACGTTAGAAGCTGAAGTGATGGCGAAACAATCGGTTCTTGAAGAGAAGGAAACTGTCAAACAGGAAGTCGAGGAGCTTGGCAAGGAAATCAGAGATTTAAAAGAAGAAACCAATGTGGTCAAGTTAAGTTATCAGATCGAGCAAGAAAACCTCGATTTGCAGGAAAGACTGGAGACCTCCTTCGAGAAACTGGAAAAAAGAGTCGGTACAATCTTCCATTCAATGGAGGAGAATCACCAATCCTTTACTTCAACGAAGGAAATGTTTGAACAGGTTACGAAACAACTAGAAGAATTGAGAGATATGACTGAAATTTATCAGGAAAAGCTTCAAAACTTGCGTAAAGATGAGCTCGAAGCAGTGGAAAAAATTCAGTTGTTCCGCAAAAAACTTATTGATGCGAAAAAGGAAGTACATCGCAATAATCTACCTGGTCTCCCAGAAGATTTTTATCATTCGATGCAAAATGCAGAAATCAGATTACAAACGGTTACGAGTAAGCTAAGTGATAAACCGCTAGAAATGGCTGAAGTTCTTCACCGGCTGATAGAGGCAGAAGAAGCGGTCGAAGAAATCTATACTAAAACATTCCATATCATTGATCGGGCCATCTGGGCTGAACGATTGATTCAATATGGTAACCGGTACAGAAGCCAGCATATCGCTGTAGCAGTCAAGTTATCAGAGGCAGAGCAAGCTTTCCGTACATATCAATATGAAGAAGCGCTTGAACATGCAGCTGAAGCAATCGATACAGTAGAGCCAGGTATTTTAAAAGAGCTGGAGGAAAGCTACCGGCCAGTAGAAAAAGTGTAA
- the megL gene encoding methionine gamma-lyase, translating into MKKRIETEVIHSGYSSDQHHGALAPPIYPTSTFVFPNAETGEQRFAGEQEGYIYSRLGNPTVKMLEERIAVLEGGEKGLAFGSGMAAVSAVLLGLTKTEDHILCSQGVYGCTFGLLQMMEEKYRIHHDLIPMTDPEYIEEHIHPNTKVIFIETPINPTMALVDLEMISQIAAKHKITVVVDNTFSTPYLQRPLEHGCHIVIHSATKYIGGHGDVVAGLVVSDAETINFLASTTQKDIGGIMSPFDAWLLLRGLKTLPIRMDRHCDNAAYINEKLKQHPMVEEVAYPGDPQFRDYMIAEKQMDQPGGLISFKIKGDKKDAQRFINSMKLIKIAVSLGDAETLIQHPATMTHAVVGEESRAKMGITDNMIRISVGLEAKEDIWADLERALELYSNSGMTETETV; encoded by the coding sequence GTGAAGAAGAGAATTGAAACAGAGGTCATACATTCAGGTTACTCGTCGGATCAGCATCATGGTGCGCTGGCACCGCCGATCTATCCGACTTCGACGTTCGTTTTTCCAAATGCAGAAACTGGAGAACAGCGGTTTGCTGGGGAACAGGAAGGATATATCTATTCAAGGCTCGGAAATCCGACAGTCAAAATGCTTGAAGAACGCATCGCAGTGTTAGAAGGTGGCGAAAAAGGACTAGCCTTTGGATCTGGGATGGCTGCTGTTTCTGCAGTCCTGCTCGGTCTCACCAAAACGGAGGACCACATCCTTTGTTCACAAGGGGTTTATGGCTGTACATTCGGCTTGCTTCAAATGATGGAAGAGAAATACCGTATTCATCACGACCTCATCCCGATGACCGATCCGGAATATATTGAAGAACATATCCATCCAAACACGAAGGTCATTTTCATTGAAACGCCGATCAATCCGACAATGGCGCTTGTCGATCTCGAAATGATCAGTCAAATAGCAGCAAAGCACAAGATCACGGTTGTGGTCGATAACACGTTCAGCACGCCATATCTGCAACGACCGCTAGAGCATGGCTGTCATATCGTCATCCACAGTGCGACGAAATATATCGGAGGTCACGGAGATGTCGTGGCAGGTCTCGTCGTCAGTGACGCGGAAACGATCAACTTCCTGGCTTCAACGACTCAAAAGGACATCGGAGGCATCATGTCCCCGTTCGACGCATGGTTGCTCCTCAGAGGCCTCAAGACTTTGCCGATTCGAATGGACCGTCACTGTGATAATGCGGCTTATATCAATGAAAAATTAAAGCAACATCCGATGGTTGAGGAAGTCGCCTACCCAGGTGATCCGCAATTCCGTGATTATATGATTGCAGAAAAACAGATGGATCAGCCTGGTGGCTTGATCAGCTTTAAGATCAAAGGGGATAAAAAAGACGCACAGAGGTTCATCAATTCTATGAAGCTCATCAAGATTGCCGTCAGTTTAGGAGATGCTGAGACCCTCATTCAGCACCCGGCAACCATGACACATGCGGTGGTAGGGGAAGAGTCTCGTGCAAAAATGGGCATTACCGATAATATGATCCGTATATCTGTCGGCCTTGAAGCGAAAGAGGATATCTGGGCAGATCTTGAGCGAGCACTTGAACTTTACTCGAACAGCGGTATGACTGAAACTGAAACCGTATAA
- the hisJ gene encoding histidinol-phosphatase HisJ, translating to MNVYDGHVHTPYCPHGSKDDFTKYIERAIELGLTGLTFTEHAPLPAGFHDPTPHKDSAMKLEHMEAYLQQIKELKKEYERDLTISTGLEVDFIEGFEAETKTFLDTYGPYLDDSILSVHFLKTAKGYHCMDYSPDVFGEMIDELGTVQDVYALYYRTLKRSIQSELGAYKPKRIGHISLVMKFQQKYPNLKLDKEMIRETLDLVAKQKLHLDYNGSGMNKPLCREPYPPRWIVEEALKRDIPFVYGSDAHSAKELGQGYVNLMKEAPLNQPF from the coding sequence ATGAACGTATATGATGGCCATGTCCATACCCCCTACTGTCCGCACGGCTCCAAGGATGATTTCACAAAATATATTGAACGTGCAATCGAACTTGGATTAACTGGATTGACTTTCACAGAACATGCTCCCTTACCTGCTGGCTTTCATGATCCTACCCCTCATAAGGATAGTGCGATGAAGCTTGAACATATGGAAGCATACCTGCAACAAATAAAAGAACTCAAAAAAGAATATGAGCGAGATTTGACAATAAGCACAGGATTGGAAGTTGATTTCATCGAGGGTTTCGAAGCCGAGACGAAGACTTTCCTCGATACTTACGGACCGTACTTGGACGATTCGATTCTTTCTGTCCACTTTTTGAAAACGGCCAAAGGTTACCATTGTATGGATTACAGTCCTGATGTATTCGGTGAAATGATCGACGAATTAGGAACAGTCCAGGATGTATATGCCCTGTATTACCGTACTCTTAAACGTTCGATTCAATCTGAGCTCGGTGCTTATAAACCAAAACGGATCGGCCACATCAGTCTTGTCATGAAATTTCAGCAGAAATACCCAAATTTAAAACTCGACAAAGAAATGATTCGTGAGACCCTCGATCTGGTTGCAAAACAAAAACTCCATTTAGATTATAATGGTTCGGGCATGAACAAACCTTTATGTCGGGAGCCTTACCCGCCTCGATGGATCGTTGAAGAAGCGCTGAAAAGGGACATCCCATTCGTATATGGCTCTGATGCTCACAGTGCCAAGGAACTTGGACAAGGATATGTAAATTTGATGAAAGAAGCACCGCTTAACCAGCCTTTTTAG
- a CDS encoding GAF domain-containing protein — MFNVESYTGSREEQYKMVIKQLKALLDGETNRVANLANASSLLNQFLKNVNWVGFYLMEDGELVLGPFQGLPACVRIPVGKGVCGTAVSEKKTMLVEDVHQFPGHIACDAASRSEIVVPIVKDGNVIGVLDIDSPVTSRFDETDKKYLEQFVEELTLHI, encoded by the coding sequence ATGTTTAATGTCGAATCTTATACAGGATCTCGTGAAGAACAATATAAAATGGTCATCAAACAATTGAAAGCACTACTTGATGGTGAGACGAACCGAGTTGCCAATTTGGCTAACGCATCTTCCCTCTTGAATCAATTCCTTAAGAATGTGAATTGGGTCGGCTTCTATCTGATGGAGGATGGAGAGTTGGTACTGGGGCCATTCCAGGGATTGCCCGCTTGTGTTCGTATTCCAGTCGGTAAGGGCGTTTGCGGAACAGCCGTTAGTGAAAAGAAAACGATGCTCGTCGAAGATGTTCATCAATTCCCTGGTCATATCGCATGTGATGCTGCCTCACGATCTGAAATCGTGGTTCCGATCGTGAAGGATGGTAACGTGATCGGCGTACTGGACATCGATAGCCCAGTGACCTCCCGTTTTGATGAAACAGACAAAAAGTACTTGGAACAATTCGTTGAAGAGCTGACGCTGCATATTTAA